The following are encoded in a window of Chloroflexia bacterium SDU3-3 genomic DNA:
- a CDS encoding hybrid sensor histidine kinase/response regulator, protein MLEEPTILYIEDNHDNQRLVARVLEARGYRVLLADDGPQGIDKATDRMLSLILVDMNIPTMNGYETTTRLRAMPNLHGTPIVALTADAQPGTRERTLAAGCDGYLTKPIDPRRLPMQLEEFMTGKRETLQPAQETQILREYSQQLVQRLEQQIQEVTEANQELKKLDQAKNHFLAAISHELRTPLTAILGYLDLFERGTLGSFEPMQQEAIQVITRNARLLGDQLNSLIYLQQVQSADVKRTPFLVHEVLRRVIGELEHRANEGGVALRAQIQPTTLYHGDATGVEHALRQIIDNAIKFTPAGGQVLLTVEDTPKGIIVFVKDTGIGIPDVEQENIFKPFFQLDTSMSRSQNGVGVGLAIVKHVIDAHRGTIKLRSEPGKGTLVQVFLPREWE, encoded by the coding sequence ATGCTTGAAGAGCCAACCATCCTCTATATCGAAGACAACCACGACAACCAGCGGCTGGTGGCGCGGGTGCTTGAGGCGCGCGGCTACCGCGTGCTGCTGGCCGACGACGGCCCCCAAGGCATCGACAAGGCCACCGACCGCATGCTGAGCCTCATCCTGGTGGACATGAACATCCCTACCATGAATGGGTATGAGACCACCACGCGCCTGCGCGCCATGCCCAACCTGCACGGCACGCCGATCGTGGCGCTCACCGCCGACGCGCAGCCCGGCACGCGCGAGCGCACCCTGGCCGCAGGCTGCGACGGCTACCTGACCAAGCCGATCGACCCGCGCCGCCTGCCGATGCAGCTTGAGGAGTTCATGACGGGCAAGCGCGAGACGCTGCAGCCCGCCCAGGAGACCCAGATCCTCCGCGAGTACAGCCAGCAGCTGGTGCAGCGGCTGGAGCAGCAGATCCAGGAGGTGACCGAGGCCAACCAGGAGCTGAAGAAGCTGGACCAGGCCAAGAACCACTTCCTCGCCGCGATCTCGCACGAGCTGCGCACGCCGCTGACCGCCATCCTAGGCTACCTCGACCTGTTCGAGCGCGGCACCCTGGGCAGCTTCGAGCCGATGCAGCAGGAGGCCATCCAGGTGATCACGCGCAACGCCCGCCTGCTGGGCGACCAGCTGAACAGCCTGATCTACCTACAGCAGGTGCAGTCCGCCGATGTGAAACGCACGCCCTTCCTGGTGCACGAGGTGCTGCGCCGCGTGATCGGCGAGCTGGAGCACCGAGCCAACGAGGGCGGCGTGGCGCTGCGCGCCCAGATCCAGCCCACCACGCTCTACCACGGCGACGCCACCGGCGTGGAACACGCGCTGCGCCAGATCATCGACAATGCGATCAAGTTCACCCCGGCGGGCGGCCAGGTGCTGCTGACGGTGGAGGATACGCCCAAGGGCATTATCGTGTTTGTGAAGGATACTGGCATCGGCATCCCCGATGTCGAGCAGGAGAATATCTTCAAGCCGTTCTTTCAGCTCGACACCTCCATGTCGCGCAGCCAGAACGGCGTGGGCGTGGGGCTGGCGATCGTGAAGCATGTGATCGATGCGCACCGGGGCACGATCAAGCTGCGCAGTGAGCCTGGCAAGGGTACGCTGGTGCAGGTGTTCCTACCGCGCGAGTGGGAGTAG
- a CDS encoding HAMP domain-containing protein, with amino-acid sequence MLAWLPLLGVSWFGLQSLATARATAEESTIDALRRQTENSLAERAADKAKLYNSTLDHIQQQVESVAGYANTLIAAGPPTEGGGERVWVVPGGATPRNLANYPETVARARQITPLIRTMVARNQLISLGYVAFETGGVIAFNQDIIDKLPYSFDPRDRPWYKAAKTQKGTVWADTYVDANTLQLVTTCATPLYDTEGRVIGVVGFDILLQTIQQDLLQTDIGAQGGAFLLNSDGQVLVAPQMRTDNLQWNEQFRTENLLDSDDPRLRSVVNRMVNGETGIKRLMVDQDDIYLAYAPVNYSGWSVGIIYPESAISGPAKAVGSNIATQQDDLRNQVAIILLLSLIALPVVGATLTLWLTRPLRRLQLGAQRVAAGNFSHQIAVESNDEIGDLVRSFNSMSVALGQQVDELEDNLHRLATLNEVSNRFKTIVSLPELLDMIPRSVCDDLGFDRAALYLAEGSYLRCIAASFGKGNEQQAIDFIEAANNDPVSLEGSTIEADIMRSGQAVIIDNPWEHPKIPQAKQEVAQSESYVQVPIFGHDEVIIGLLSADYQFSQREITPRDAAQLLTYASVVGLTIENTKLYNHLEQQVTQRTTELRAAMERAQEADKLKTQFLAAISHELRTPLNAIIGFSTVMLDELDGPITSMQREDLRTINQNGRVLLHLINELLDLARIEANRVEISPESFALSEVVGEVTDTVQGLIVGKPIKIHASLPSQSLRVYADRAKTRQVLLNLLSNAVKFTSEGTVAITARPMTMMAEGTQQPRTFIAIGVRDTGIGIAPEHFGEIFEEFRQVHAGRTGARGSGLGLAITRKFVELMGGQIWVESELGQGSTFTFTLPVPELGPHDPQNEAAQDDARSIMDGTHA; translated from the coding sequence ATGCTCGCCTGGCTCCCGCTGCTGGGGGTCAGCTGGTTCGGCCTTCAGAGCCTGGCCACCGCGCGCGCCACCGCCGAAGAGTCGACGATCGATGCGCTGCGACGCCAGACCGAGAACAGCCTCGCCGAGCGAGCCGCCGACAAGGCCAAGCTCTATAACTCCACCCTGGACCACATCCAGCAGCAGGTGGAGAGCGTCGCGGGCTATGCCAACACGCTGATCGCCGCCGGGCCGCCGACCGAGGGCGGCGGTGAGCGCGTGTGGGTGGTGCCGGGCGGCGCGACCCCGCGCAACCTCGCCAACTACCCCGAGACTGTGGCCCGCGCCCGCCAGATCACCCCGCTCATCCGCACCATGGTCGCCCGCAACCAGCTGATCAGCCTGGGCTACGTGGCCTTCGAGACCGGCGGCGTGATCGCCTTCAACCAGGACATCATCGACAAGCTGCCCTACTCGTTCGACCCGCGCGACCGCCCCTGGTACAAGGCCGCCAAGACGCAGAAGGGCACCGTGTGGGCCGACACCTACGTGGACGCCAACACGCTGCAGCTGGTGACGACCTGCGCCACCCCGCTGTACGACACCGAGGGCAGGGTCATCGGCGTGGTCGGCTTCGACATCCTGCTGCAGACCATCCAGCAAGACCTGCTGCAGACCGACATCGGCGCGCAGGGCGGCGCGTTCCTGCTGAACAGCGACGGACAGGTGCTGGTGGCCCCGCAGATGCGCACCGACAACCTGCAGTGGAACGAGCAGTTCCGCACCGAGAACCTGCTCGACTCCGACGACCCGCGCCTGCGCTCGGTGGTGAACCGCATGGTGAACGGCGAGACCGGCATCAAGCGGCTGATGGTGGACCAGGATGACATCTACCTGGCCTACGCGCCCGTGAACTACTCGGGGTGGAGTGTGGGCATCATCTACCCCGAGTCGGCGATCAGCGGCCCTGCCAAGGCGGTGGGCAGCAACATCGCCACCCAGCAGGACGACCTGCGCAACCAGGTGGCGATCATCCTGCTGCTGAGCCTGATCGCGCTGCCGGTGGTGGGGGCCACGCTGACGCTCTGGCTCACCCGCCCGCTGCGGCGGCTGCAGCTGGGGGCGCAGCGCGTGGCGGCGGGCAACTTCAGCCACCAGATCGCGGTGGAGAGCAACGACGAGATCGGCGACCTGGTGCGCTCGTTCAACAGCATGAGCGTGGCCCTGGGCCAGCAGGTGGATGAGCTAGAGGACAACCTGCACCGCCTGGCCACGCTGAACGAGGTCTCGAACCGCTTCAAGACCATCGTCTCGCTGCCCGAGCTGCTGGACATGATCCCGCGCTCGGTGTGCGACGACCTGGGCTTCGACCGCGCCGCGCTCTACCTGGCCGAGGGCAGCTACCTGCGCTGCATCGCCGCCTCGTTTGGCAAGGGCAACGAGCAGCAGGCCATCGACTTCATCGAGGCCGCCAACAACGATCCGGTGTCGCTGGAGGGCAGCACCATCGAGGCCGACATCATGCGCAGCGGCCAGGCCGTGATCATCGACAACCCCTGGGAGCACCCCAAGATCCCCCAGGCCAAGCAAGAAGTGGCCCAGAGCGAGAGCTATGTGCAGGTGCCGATCTTCGGCCACGACGAGGTGATCATCGGCCTGCTCTCCGCCGACTACCAGTTCAGCCAGCGCGAGATCACCCCGCGCGACGCGGCGCAGCTGCTGACCTACGCCAGCGTGGTGGGCCTGACAATCGAAAACACCAAGCTCTACAACCACCTTGAGCAGCAGGTGACCCAGCGCACCACCGAGCTGCGCGCCGCCATGGAGCGCGCGCAGGAGGCCGACAAGCTGAAGACCCAGTTCCTGGCCGCGATCTCGCACGAGCTGCGCACCCCGCTGAACGCGATCATCGGCTTCTCCACCGTGATGCTGGATGAGCTGGATGGCCCGATCACATCCATGCAGCGCGAGGATCTGCGCACGATCAACCAGAACGGGCGGGTGCTGCTGCACCTGATCAACGAGCTGCTGGATCTGGCGCGGATCGAGGCCAACCGCGTGGAGATCAGCCCCGAGAGCTTCGCGCTGAGCGAGGTGGTGGGCGAGGTCACCGACACGGTGCAGGGACTGATCGTGGGCAAGCCGATCAAGATCCACGCCAGCCTGCCCAGCCAGTCGCTGCGGGTCTACGCCGACCGCGCCAAGACCCGGCAGGTGCTGCTGAACCTGCTCTCAAATGCGGTAAAATTCACCAGCGAAGGCACGGTGGCGATCACCGCCCGCCCCATGACCATGATGGCCGAGGGCACGCAGCAGCCGCGCACCTTTATCGCCATCGGCGTGCGCGACACCGGCATCGGCATCGCCCCCGAGCACTTCGGCGAGATCTTCGAGGAGTTCCGCCAGGTGCACGCGGGCCGCACGGGCGCGCGCGGCAGCGGGCTGGGGCTGGCGATCACCCGCAAGTTTGTCGAGCTGATGGGCGGGCAGATCTGGGTCGAGAGCGAGCTGGGCCAGGGCAGCACCTTCACCTTCACCCTGCCAGTGCCCGAGCTTGGCCCGCACGACCCCCAAAACGAGGCGGCGCAAGATGACGCCCGCAGCATAATGGACGGCACACATGCTTGA